The Salvia miltiorrhiza cultivar Shanhuang (shh) chromosome 1, IMPLAD_Smil_shh, whole genome shotgun sequence genome has a window encoding:
- the LOC131006890 gene encoding zinc finger CCCH domain-containing protein 53 translates to MDAYEATKIVFQRIQNLDPQNASKIMGFLLIQDHGEKEMIRLAFGPESLIQSVIIQAKKELNLVASSNMPSTPPTPSSPSPFSNPLSLSRQNSCSSASSRMIGGVNLPSPLSIANHSSTAPSSWTNSSNFSDFQTTDDLISPSTYNGSSPPSTMNSAAAPFYGGAEVDLIDELQLQDQLSFLNDGSPPLGPKSSDFYYQDLASSPTGTDPMLFWGGGGHRRSCSVSDICLGPDDLSGGFGWKPCLFYARGFCKNGTSCRFLHGEGEGAAAAVGSPSKFEMLEQCQELMRTKSTHMNFPYSPLPANKCMNFLQQLPPDSPRSLMMSDGMHKFGRGRLERGDFGMNNPGSRQIYLTFPADSTFKEEDVSTYFSNFGPVQDVRIPYQQKRMFGFVTFDFPETVKLILAKGNPHFVCDARVLVKPYKEKGKIPDKHRKQQQQMERGEFAGCGSPTGLESRDPYDLHLGARMLYNTQDMLWRRKLEEQADLQQAIELQNKRLMGLQLLDVKRNSHHRTLSTGAVMSSPTTFSSNRSSPEAREEYGSIGNPTVNASAKENDEPSNGKNSPPKQSDLQESLEHNLPDSPFASPKAGVDLATTFSNEMEKGSAVVSMPSTNNNLITGPSLFPASASLDMAPFKSCYFQVPRFASGHETVGM, encoded by the exons ATGGATGCATACGAAGCAACAAAGATTGTTTTCCAAAGGATCCAAAATTTAGACCCTCAAAATGCCTCCAAAATCATGGGGTTTCTTCTAATTCAAGATCATGGCGAGAAAGAGATGATCCGCCTAGCCTTCGGCCCAGAATCTCTAATCCAGTCTGTAATCATTCAAGCCAAGAAAGAGCTGAATTTAGTAGCTTCATCAAACATGCCCTCAACTCCTCCAACTCCATCCTCCCCCTCACCCTTCAGCAacccactttctctctctaggcAGAATTCCTGCTCCTCAGCTTCCTCAAGAATGATTGGCGGCGTAAATCTCCCTTCCCCGCTTAGCATCGCTAACCACTCCTCCACCGCGCCTTCTTCCTGGACAAACTCCAGCAATTTCTCCGACTTTCAGACCACCGACGACTTGATCAGTCCTAGCACATACAATGGCAGCTCCCCTCCGTCAACTATGAACTCCGCAGCCGCGCCCTTTTACGGCGGCGCCGAGGTTGACTTGATTGACGAGCTGCAGCTTCAAGATCAGCTCTCCTTCCTAAACGACGGCTCCCCGCCTCTGGGGCCGAAAAGCTCCGATTTTTACTACCAAGATTTGGCCTCGAGCCCCACCGGAACCGACCCCATGCTCTTCTGGGGCGGCGGCGGCCACCGCCGGAGCTGCTCCGTCAGTGATATCTGCTTGGGGCCTGATGATCTGAGCGGGGGGTTCGGTTGGAAGCCCTGCTTGTTCTACGCTAGAGGCTTCTGCAAGAACGGGACGAGCTGCCGGTTCCTCCACGGCGAGGGCGAGGGCGCCGCCGCCGCGGTGGGGTCGCCCAGTAAGTTTGAGATGCTGGAGCAGTGCCAGGAGCTGATGAGAACAAAGTCAACTCACATGAATTTCCCTTACTCTCCACTGCCAGCTAACAAATGCATGAATTTCCTCCAGCAGCTTCCACCTGACAGCCCAag ATCTCTGATGATGAGTGATGGAATGCACAAATTCGGGCGTGGCCGCCTCGAAAGGGGCGATTTTGGGATGAATAATCCTGGGTCGAGGCAGATTTACTTGACATTCCCTGCTGATAGCACCTTTAAGGAGGAGGATGTGTCCACTTATTTTAG TAATTTTGGGCCGGTTCAAGATGTAAGGATCCCTTATCAGCAGAAGAGGATGTTTGGGTTCGTCACCTTCGACTTCCCGGAGACTGTGAAGCTCATTCTCGCCAAGGGCAACCCTCATTTCGTCTGCGACGCCCGCGTGCTCGTGAAGCCTTACAAAGAGAAAGGGAAGATCCCAGACAAGCACAG GAAACAGCAGCAACAGATGGAAAGAGGGGAATTCGCCGGTTGTGGCAGCCCCACCGGGCTAGAATCGAGAGACCCTTACGATCTTCACCTTG GTGCAAGAATGTTGTACAACACACAGGACATGTTGTGGAGGAGGAAATTGGAGGAACAAGCTGATCTGCAGCAGGCGATTGAGCTGCAGAACAAGAGGCTTATGGGCCTTCAGCTTCTTGATGTCAAGAGGAATAGCCACCACCGCACCCTCTCCACCGGTGCCGTTATGTCGTCTCCAACAACCTTCTCGAGCAACCGCAGCAGCCCGGAAGCCAGAGAAG AATATGGCTCGATTGGGAATCCGACTGTAAATGCGAGTGCAAAAGAGAATGATGAGCCTAGTAATGGCAAGAACAGCCCCCCCAAACAAAGTGATTTACAAGAAAG CTTGGAGCACAACCTCCCCGATAGCCCCTTTGCGTCTCCAAAGGCAGGCGTAGACTTGGCCACGACCTTTTCCAACGAGATGGAGAAGGGCAGTGCTGTTGTCTCCATGCCATCTACTAACAATAATTTGATCACCGGCCCCTCATTGTTCCCGGCCTCAGCTTCATTGGACATGGCTCCTTTTAAATCATGTTACTTCCAAGTTCCTAG GTTTGCCTCCGGTCACGAGACTGTCGGAATGTAA